One part of the Suncus etruscus isolate mSunEtr1 chromosome 2, mSunEtr1.pri.cur, whole genome shotgun sequence genome encodes these proteins:
- the MRPL28 gene encoding 39S ribosomal protein L28, mitochondrial, translating into MPLHRFPVSLWPRLRLREGLGSRLPAHYLRSLDDEHRPPVPVHYRPHGARYKVNPRNGQRERVQDVPIPLYFPPEAQQGLWGGEGWIVGHRYANNDKMSRKVKKVWKPQLFQRELYSEILDHTFTVTVTARTLDLIDEAFGFDFYILKTPKQDLCSKFGMDLKRGMLLRLARQDPQLHPDDPTRRAAIYNKYKDFVIPEEEAEWVGLTLTEALEKQRLLEEKAPVPLFKVYAEELVRQLQEQALSEPALVPKKTGK; encoded by the exons ATGCCGCTGCACCGGTTCCCGGTGTCCCTGTGGCCGCGACTGCGGCTGCGCGAGGGCCTGGGCTCCCGCCTGCCCGCGCACTACCTGCGATCGCTGGACGATGAGCACAGGCCGCCCGTCCCCGTTCACTACCGGCCGCACGGGGCCCGCTACAAGGTCAACCCCCGGAACGGGCAGCGCGAGCGCGTGCAGGACGTGCCCATCCCGCTGTACTTCCCCCCGGAGGCCCAGCAAGGGCTGTGGGGCGGCGAGGGCTGGATCGTGGGTCATCGGTACGCCAACAACGACAAG ATGTCCAGGAAGGTGAAGAAGGTGTGGAAGCCGCAGCTGTTCCAGCGGGAGCTCTACAGTGAGATCCTGGACCATACCTTCACTGTGACTGTTACGGCGCGGACCCTGGACCTCATCGACGAGGCCTTTGGATTTGACTTCTACATTCTCAAG ACTCCCAAGCAGGACCTATGCTCCAAGTTTGGGATGGATCTGAAGCGAGGGATGCTGCTGCGACTCGCCCGCCAGGACCCCCAGCTGCACCCCGATGATCCTACCAGGAGGGCTGCCATTTACAATAAGTACAAG GACTTTGTGATCCCCGAGGAAGAGGCAGAGTGGGTCGGGTTGACACTGACGGAGGCCTTGGAGAAGCAACGGCTGCTAGAAGAGAAG GCCCCCGTCCCACTGTTCAAGGTCTACGCAGAGGAGCTGGTCCGGCAGCTTCAGGAGCAGGCACTGTCAGAACCAGCGCTGGTGCCAAAGAAGACCGGGAAGTGA
- the PGAP6 gene encoding post-GPI attachment to proteins factor 6 — protein MLMLLMLLIARAPRAAGGGDWWKGDSRLMSEQFSQTPQKLSFYSWYGSSRLFRFLVPSDTVLLRWLLQVTWNGGHACARADVTVYIRYGAPPVINPLGANFSANTSAQPPFQLKMDQNMTTVNISHPAPGDWFLAAHLPPSAQKLEMQGTFPSCSCVFHPEMLVVRVLEASILEPDMPLPQVLLSRPSYLKVFVPEFTQALRLELQGCATNASLGCPVHLTVGSATLPSNFQKVLTCSSPAQNCRLLLPSPPWNRWLQVTAQSTAGPHVVVAFSIVATLRACKPWNLNIQHLVPRCNMSQSCNTSSHLLPPVPSSPDLSRSIRAAGGLFCFVNIPVVREDVDVVSVRFQPLDRLPVLVRLDMPSVLRLPLCTGMDSGGSLTISLRTNKSIIAGNSSVAVCVNPASPFLSFRTSLNCTTAFFQGSLLTLSAMAPQASLVIPYPETDNWYLSLQLVCPQAAKECEQAVLVDTTLHLVPCLNDCGPYGHCLLLRRHGYLYASCSCKAGWRGWSCTDNSTAQTLGQQTAATLLLTLSNLLFLAPIVVSLRRSLLVEASVYTYTMFFSTFYHACDQPGEAVLCILSYDTLQFCDFLGSSVAIWVTILCMARLRASLKYVLYLLGSLTIAMSLQMSRQGLWNTLGPSLFAMMIMVTMWVYRCGRRRHCYPPSWQRWAFCLLPGISMATVAMAIFIFMTTSDNYYYMHSLWHMLLAGSAAVLLPPSDEPLGPWACSRKLTCTHEPCSSRREELYAVT, from the exons ATGCTGATGCTGCTGATGCTGCTGATCGCCCGGGCACCGCGCGCGGCGGGTGGCGGAGACTGGTGGAAGGGCG ACAGCCGGCTGATGTCTGAACAGTTCTCGCAGACGCCGCAGAAGCTCTCTTTCTACAGCTGGTACGGCAGCTCCCGTCTCTTCCGCTTCCTGGTGCCCTCTGACACGGTGCTGCTGCGCTGGCTGCTGCAAGTCACCTGGAATGGCGGCCATGCCTGTGCCCGCGCAGATGTCACCGT GTATATCCGCTATGGAGCCCCTCCAGTCATCAACCCGCTGGGTGCCAACTTCTCAGCCAACACCTCGGCACAGCCCCCCTTCCAGCTCAAGATGGACCAGAATATGACCACTGTCAACATCTCCCACCCAGCCCCGGGGGACTGGTTCCTGGCTGCCCACCTGCCCCCCTCAGCCCAGAAGCTTGAAATGCAG GGTACCTTTCCTTCCTGTTCCTGTGTCTTCCACCCCGAGATGCTGGTCGTGCGGGTGCTGGAGGCCTCCATCCTTGAGCCGGACATGCCCCTCCCTCAGGTCCTCCTGTCCAGGCCCAGCTACCTCAA AGTCTTTGTGCCCGAGTTCACACAGGCGCTACGGCTGGAACTGCAGGGCTGTGCAACCAACGCCAGCCTGGGCTGCCCTGTGCACCTCACCGTGGGCTCCGCCACCCTGCCCAGCAACTTCCAGAAGGTGCTCACGTGCTCCAGCCCCGCACAGAACTGCCGCCTCCTACTGCCCTCACCCCCCTGGAACAGGTGGCTGCAAGTCACGGCCCAGAGCACGGCAGGGCCCCATGTGGTCGTGGCCTTCAGCATCGTGGCTACTCTCAGAG CATGCAAGCCCTGGAACCTGAACATCCAGCACCTTGTGCCGCGCTGCAACATGAGCCAGAGCTGTAACACCTCTTCTCACCTGCTGCCCCCAGTCCCGAGCTCCCCGGATCTGAGTCGCAGCATCCGGGCAGCTGGCGGCCTCTTCTGTTTCGTGAACATTCCCGTTGTGCGGGAGGATGTGGATGTGGTTTCGGTGCGATTCCAGCCCCTGGACAGACTCCCGGTGCTGGTGCGTCTGGACATGCCATCAGTGCTGCGGCTTCCTCTGTGTACTGGTATGGACAGCGGAGGCTCACTCACCATCTCCCTGCGAACCAACAAG AGCATCATCGCCGGGAACAGCTCTGTGGCAGTGTGTGTAAACCCTGCCTCACCCTTCCTCAGCTTCCGCACATCTCTCAACTGCACCACAG CCTTCTTCCAGGGCTCCCTGCTGACTTTGAGTgccatggccccccaagccagcctCGTCATCCCCTACCCAGAGACAGACAACTGGTACCTCTCTCTGCAGCTCGTGTGCCCCCAGGCTGCTAA GGAGTGTGAGCAGGCTGTCCTCGTGGACACCACCTTGCACTTGGTGCCCTGTCTGAATGACTGCGGGCCCTACGGCCACTGCCTCCTCCTGCGCAGACATGGCTACCTGTACGCAAGCTGCAGCTGCAAGGCAG GCTGGCGTGGCTGGAGCTGCACGGACAACAGCACGGCCCAGACACTGGGGCAGCAAACAGCGGCCACATTACTGCTCACCCTCAGCAACCTCCTGTTCCTGGCCCCCATTGTAGTGTCCTTGCGCCGCTCCCTCCTGGTGGAGGCTTCGGTTTACACCTACACCATGTTCTTCTCCACA TTCTACCATGCCTGCGACCAGCCAGGGGAGGCTGTACTCTGCATTCTCAGCTATGACACTCTGCAGTTCTGTGACTTCCTGGGCTCCAGCGTGGCCATCTGGGTCACCATCCTTTGCATGGCTCGGCTGAGGGCAAGTTTGAAATAC GTCCTCTATCTCCTGGGCTCCTTGACCATCGCCATGTCCCTGCAGATGTCCCGCCAGGGCCTCTGGAACACACTCGGACCTTCTCTCTTTGCCATGATGATCATGGTGACCATGTGG GTATATCGCTGTGGGCGCCGACGTCACTGCTACCCTCCCTCATGGCAGCGCTGGGCCTTCTGCCTCCTCCCTGGCATCTCCATGGCCACCGTCGCCATGGCCATCTTCATCTTCATGACCACCAGTGACAACTACTACTACATGCACAGCCTGTGGcacatgctcctggcaggcagtgcCGCTGTGTTACTGCCCCCCAGTGACGAGCCCCTGGGGCCCTGGGCCTGCTCACGGAAACTCACCTGCACCCATGAGCCCTGCAGCAGCCGGCGGGAGGAGCTGTATGCTGTCACCTGA
- the DECR2 gene encoding peroxisomal 2,4-dienoyl-CoA reductase [(3E)-enoyl-CoA-producing]: protein MAQLPPDVIEDDCLPEYRHLFSPDLLRDKVAFITGGGSGIGFRITEIFMRHGCHTVIASRSLPRVTAAAQKLTAATGQRCLPLSMDVRNPAAVTTAVDQALKEFGKIDILVNSAAGNFLCPASALSFNAFKTVLDIDTLGTFNVSRVVYEKCFRDNGGVIVNITATLGTRGQVLQVHAGSAKAAVDAMTRHLAVEWGPQNIRVNSLAPGPIGGTEGIRRLAGPLANMQLKAHASPLQRLGNKTEVAHCALFLASPLASFVTGTMLVVDGGSWLTFANDIGYLERLSAKL from the exons ATGGCTCAGCTGCCCCCGGACGTGATCGAGGACGACTGTCTCCCCGAGTACCGCCACCTCTTCAGCCCCGATCTGCTCCG GGACAAAGTGGCCTTCATCACAGGTGGGGGCTCTGGCATCGGCTTCCGCATCACTGAGATTTTCATGCG GCACGGCTGCCACACGGTCATCGCCAGCaggagccttccaagagtgacaGCG GCTGCCCAGAAGCTGACTGCTGCCACGGGCCAGCGATGCCTCCCACTATCAATGGATGTCCGAAACCCAGCAGCTGTAACAACCGCCGTGGACCAGGCCCTGAAAGAATTTGGGAAAATTGATATTCTGGTCAACT CTGCTGCTGGGAACTTCCTGTGCCCTGCCAGTGCCTTGTCCTTCAATGCCTTCAAGACTGTGCTGGACATCGACACCCTGGGCACCTTCAATGTGTCTCGTGTGGTCTATGAGAAGTGCTTCCGG GACAATGGAGGGGTGATCGTGAATATCACTGCCACCCTGGGTACCCGGGGACAGGTGTTGCAGGTGCATGCGGGCTCTGCCAAGGCAGCTGTGG ATGCAATGACCCGGCACTTGGCTGTGGAGTGGGGACCCCAGAACATCCGCGTCAACAGCCTGGCTCCTGGCCCCATTGGGGGCACTGAGGGCATCCGGCGGCTGG CTGGTCCCCTGGCCAACATGCAGCTGAAGGCCCACGCCAGTCCCCTACAAAGACTGGGGAACAAGACGGAGGTAGCCCACTGTGCCCTCTTCCTGGCCAGCCCATTGGCTTCCTTTGTGACGGGCACCATGCTGGTGGTGGACGGCGGCTCCTGGCTCACCTTTGCCAACGACATTGGCTACCTGGAACGCTTATCTGCTAAGCTCTAG